A single region of the Nicotiana sylvestris chromosome 6, ASM39365v2, whole genome shotgun sequence genome encodes:
- the LOC104242111 gene encoding vacuolar protein sorting-associated protein 24 homolog 1 isoform X1, whose protein sequence is MEKMKNILKPKPNPQQLLRDWQRRLRQECRNIERQIRDIQREEKNVEKSIKEAAKRNDMGSAKALAKELVRSKITVNRLYENKAQLNSISMHLGESVAIARTVGHLSKSAEVMKLVNNLMKAPKMAITMQEFNKEMTKAGVIEEIVNDAVDTALDSEDIEEEIEEEVDRVLTEIAGETAAQLPEAVRKEKLKEPAQALGDAEVCHIYKPLHRSLIDLFNDEINAGC, encoded by the exons ATGGAGAAAATGAAGAATATATTGAAGCCGAAGCCGAATCCGCAACAGCTTTTGAGAGATTGGCAACGTCGCCTCCGACAAGAGTGCAGAAATATCGAACGCCAAATTCGAG ATATACAGAGAGAGGAGAAGAATGTAGAGAAATCAATTAAAGAAGCTGCAAAGCGAAATGACATGGGTTCTGCCAAG GCACTAGCGAAAGAGCTTGTGAGATCTAAAATAACTGTGAACCGATTGTACGAGAACAAGGCACAATTAAATTCGATATCTATGCACCTTGGAGAAAGTGTCG CTATTGCTCGCACAGTGGGGCATTTGTCCAAGAGTGCTGAAGTCATGAAACTTGTTAATAATCTTATGAAGGCTCCAAAAATGGCTATTACGATGCAGGAATTCAATAAAGAAATGACCAAG GCTGGTGTCATTGAAGAAATTGTGAATGATGCAGTGGACACTGCATTGGATTCAGAAGACATAGAAGAGGAGATTGAAGAAGAAGTTGACAGGGTCTTAACTGAAATTGCTGGTGAGACTGCTGCGCAACTTCCTGAAGCAGTCCGAAAGGAGAAGTTAAAGGAACCTGCCCAGGCACTAGGAGATGCAGAGGTATGTCACATCTATAAACCACTGCATAGAAGTTTAATTGATCTTTTCAATGATGAAATAAATGCAGGGTGCTGA
- the LOC104242111 gene encoding vacuolar protein sorting-associated protein 24 homolog 1 isoform X2: MEKMKNILKPKPNPQQLLRDWQRRLRQECRNIERQIRDIQREEKNVEKSIKEAAKRNDMGSAKALAKELVRSKITVNRLYENKAQLNSISMHLGESVAIARTVGHLSKSAEVMKLVNNLMKAPKMAITMQEFNKEMTKAGVIEEIVNDAVDTALDSEDIEEEIEEEVDRVLTEIAGETAAQLPEAVRKEKLKEPAQALGDAEGADDEEDLEELRARLAKVRS, from the exons ATGGAGAAAATGAAGAATATATTGAAGCCGAAGCCGAATCCGCAACAGCTTTTGAGAGATTGGCAACGTCGCCTCCGACAAGAGTGCAGAAATATCGAACGCCAAATTCGAG ATATACAGAGAGAGGAGAAGAATGTAGAGAAATCAATTAAAGAAGCTGCAAAGCGAAATGACATGGGTTCTGCCAAG GCACTAGCGAAAGAGCTTGTGAGATCTAAAATAACTGTGAACCGATTGTACGAGAACAAGGCACAATTAAATTCGATATCTATGCACCTTGGAGAAAGTGTCG CTATTGCTCGCACAGTGGGGCATTTGTCCAAGAGTGCTGAAGTCATGAAACTTGTTAATAATCTTATGAAGGCTCCAAAAATGGCTATTACGATGCAGGAATTCAATAAAGAAATGACCAAG GCTGGTGTCATTGAAGAAATTGTGAATGATGCAGTGGACACTGCATTGGATTCAGAAGACATAGAAGAGGAGATTGAAGAAGAAGTTGACAGGGTCTTAACTGAAATTGCTGGTGAGACTGCTGCGCAACTTCCTGAAGCAGTCCGAAAGGAGAAGTTAAAGGAACCTGCCCAGGCACTAGGAGATGCAGAG GGTGCTGATGACGAGGAAGATCTAGAAGAACTAAGGGCTCGTCTTGCTAAAGTAAGATCGTAA